One genomic segment of Pleurodeles waltl isolate 20211129_DDA chromosome 11, aPleWal1.hap1.20221129, whole genome shotgun sequence includes these proteins:
- the RPLP0 gene encoding large ribosomal subunit protein uL10, which translates to MPREDRATWKANYFTKIIQLLDDYPKCFIVGADNVGSKQMQQIRMSLRGKAVVLMGKNTMMRKSIRGHLENNPALEKLLNHIRGNVGFVFTKEDLTEIRDMLLANKVPASARAGATAPCDVTVPAQNTGLGPEKTSFFQALGITTKISRGTIEILSDVQLIKTGDKVGASEATLLNMLNISPFSFGLIIQQVYDNGSIYNPEVLDITEEALHVRFLEGVRNVASVCLQIGYPTIASVPHTIINGYKRVLAVAVETDYSFPLADKVKAFLADPSAFVVAAPVAAAPTAAAAAPPKEEKKEESEESEDDMGFGLFD; encoded by the exons ATGCCCAGGGAAGACAGGGCTACGTGGAAGGCCAACTACTTCACCAAAATCATC caACTATTAGATGATTACCCAAAGTGCTTCATTGTGGGAGCAGACAATGTGGGGTCGAAGCAGATGCAGCAGATCCGCATGTCACTGCGGGGGAAGGCTGTGGTACTCATGGGGAAGAACACCATGATGAGGAAGTCCATCCGTGGGCACTTGGAGAACAACCCTGCTCTGGAGAA GCTGTTGAATCATATTCGAGGGAATGTGGGCTTTGTGTTCACCAAGGAAGATCTGACTGAGATCCGGGACATGCTTCTGGCCAATAAG GTGCCAGCTTCGGCTCGTGCAGGTGCCACGGCCCCATGTGATGTGACTGTACCTGCTCAGAACACAGGGCTGGGTCCTGAGAAGACGTCGTTCTTCCAGGCTTTGGGCATCACCACAAAGATCTCCAGAGGAACCATTGAAATCTTG AGCGATGTTCAGCTTATCAAGACTGGAGACAAAGTGGGTGCCAGCGAAGCCACGCTCCTCAACATGTTGAACATTTCCCCCTTCTCCTTCGGGCTGATTATCCAGCAGGTGTACGACAACGGCAGCATCTACAACCCCGAGGTTCTCGATATCACCGAGGAGGCCCTGCATGTCCGCTTTTTGGAG GGTGTCCGCAATGTTGCCAGCGTCTGCCTGCAGATTGGGTACCCCACAATTGCCTCTGTGCCTCATACCATCATTAATGGGTACAAGCGAGTCCTGGCTGTGGCAGTAGAGACGGACTACAGCTTCCCTCTGGCAGATAAG GTCAAGGCTTTCCTGGCTGACCCCTCTGCCTTTGTGGTTGCGGCTCCCGTTGCTGCGGCTCCCACCGctgctgcagcagcccctcctaaggaggagaagaaagaggaatctGAGGAGTCGGAAGATGACATGGGATTTGGTCTCTTCGACTAG